One window from the genome of Bacillus weihaiensis encodes:
- a CDS encoding alpha-galactosidase, protein MPIYCNDQNKQFHLTNGKISYIFQVLKNGSLGQLYFGKALRHRDDFSYFQQNHIPTAASCHYDKEDPAFSLETTRQEFPIPGKGDFREAAIELESENGVGGNLFTYKSYELRSGKEKLTGLPATYAKEEEATTIIVTLEDEKIGARVQLSYTIFHHHPVITRHVKVINSGAQQLSLKKIMSASIDLPDAEYSMVHLSGTWARERHIKERQLVQGISSISSIRGASSHHDNPFIALKRPETTEHHNEAYGFHFVYSSNFLAQVQVDHYDTTRVMMGIHPHQFTWRLNHMEQFQTPEVVMVYTEDGMNGLSQAYHNLYREHLLRDPWKTEDRPILINNWEATYFDFDEEKLLPIAKSAKELGIELFVLDDGWFGKRNDDTSSLGDWFENEKKLPNGLESLSEKLEEIGIKFGLWFEPEMVNPDSRLFEEHKDWIVGNPDEHLVFGRNQLVLDFSRKEVVDYLYEKMAAIIRKTKLSYIKWDMNRNITDAHSNALKQNQQGEFFHRYILGVYDLYERLTTEFPNVLFESCAGGGGRFDPGMLYYAPQAWTSDDTDAVERLKIQYGTSLAYPIYSMGSHVSAVPNHQTLRKTPLETRANTAYFGTFGYELNPLELSEEEREEIRSQVEFYKKQRSLVRDGSFYRLLSPFEGNETAWMIVSKDRKEALVGWYKVLASVNGKKEQVLRLKGLDENLLYEVNEEGTHYGDELINRGLLLPTEFNGVNASVAKRGGDYQSVIFHLKAKE, encoded by the coding sequence TTGCCAATCTATTGTAACGATCAGAATAAGCAATTTCATTTAACTAATGGAAAGATTAGCTATATTTTTCAAGTATTGAAGAACGGAAGCTTAGGACAGCTGTATTTCGGAAAGGCTTTACGTCACCGTGATGATTTCTCTTATTTTCAGCAAAATCATATCCCTACGGCAGCAAGCTGTCATTATGATAAGGAGGATCCTGCATTTTCTTTGGAAACAACTCGTCAAGAATTTCCTATCCCAGGGAAAGGTGATTTCAGAGAAGCTGCGATTGAACTAGAGTCAGAGAATGGAGTAGGGGGGAACCTTTTCACTTATAAGAGCTATGAGCTAAGAAGTGGAAAAGAGAAATTGACAGGACTTCCTGCGACATATGCAAAGGAAGAAGAGGCTACGACTATCATAGTTACTCTTGAAGATGAAAAGATCGGTGCGCGTGTACAGCTATCTTATACGATTTTTCACCATCATCCAGTCATCACAAGACATGTAAAGGTGATAAATAGTGGGGCTCAACAGCTTTCTCTTAAGAAAATTATGAGTGCCTCTATTGATTTGCCTGATGCGGAGTATTCAATGGTACACCTTTCAGGAACGTGGGCAAGGGAAAGGCATATTAAAGAACGTCAGCTCGTTCAAGGGATATCCTCCATCTCTAGTATTAGGGGAGCAAGCTCTCATCATGATAATCCTTTTATCGCTTTAAAGAGACCGGAAACAACAGAGCACCATAACGAGGCGTATGGCTTTCACTTTGTCTATAGCAGTAACTTCTTAGCGCAGGTTCAGGTGGATCATTATGATACAACAAGAGTCATGATGGGCATCCATCCTCATCAATTCACATGGCGCCTGAATCATATGGAGCAATTTCAAACGCCCGAAGTGGTGATGGTTTATACAGAGGATGGAATGAATGGACTGAGTCAAGCCTACCACAACCTTTATCGTGAACATTTACTAAGAGATCCATGGAAAACAGAAGATCGACCAATTCTCATTAATAACTGGGAAGCAACGTATTTTGATTTTGATGAAGAGAAACTTCTTCCCATTGCGAAAAGTGCTAAGGAGCTTGGTATAGAACTGTTTGTCTTAGACGATGGATGGTTTGGAAAGCGAAATGATGATACCTCCTCACTTGGAGATTGGTTCGAAAATGAAAAGAAGCTTCCGAATGGATTAGAATCGCTTTCAGAAAAGCTTGAAGAGATTGGAATCAAATTTGGTCTTTGGTTTGAACCGGAAATGGTTAATCCTGATAGTCGTTTGTTTGAAGAACATAAAGACTGGATCGTTGGTAATCCAGATGAACATCTCGTGTTTGGACGGAATCAGCTAGTACTCGATTTTTCAAGAAAAGAAGTTGTTGACTATCTTTATGAGAAAATGGCAGCGATTATCCGTAAAACAAAGTTATCGTATATAAAATGGGATATGAATCGAAATATTACTGATGCCCATTCAAATGCCTTAAAGCAGAATCAGCAAGGGGAATTTTTTCACCGATACATTCTAGGTGTATATGATCTTTATGAGCGATTAACAACCGAATTTCCAAATGTATTGTTTGAATCCTGTGCGGGTGGTGGAGGACGGTTTGATCCTGGCATGCTTTATTATGCCCCCCAAGCATGGACTAGTGATGATACAGATGCAGTAGAACGTCTGAAGATACAATATGGAACATCTCTCGCGTATCCAATTTATAGTATGGGATCCCATGTATCAGCTGTACCGAATCATCAAACATTGCGAAAAACGCCACTTGAAACAAGAGCAAATACAGCCTATTTCGGCACATTTGGCTATGAACTGAACCCACTTGAACTATCTGAGGAAGAACGAGAAGAAATTCGTTCACAGGTAGAGTTCTATAAAAAACAACGCTCACTAGTGAGAGATGGATCCTTTTATCGTTTGTTAAGTCCTTTTGAAGGAAATGAAACGGCTTGGATGATTGTCTCTAAAGACCGAAAAGAGGCTTTAGTCGGCTGGTACAAGGTCCTTGCTTCAGTAAATGGAAAAAAAGAACAGGTTCTTCGTCTAAAAGGTCTTGATGAGAATCTTCTTTATGAAGTAAACGAAGAAGGAACTCATTACGGAGACGAACTTATAAATAGAGGACTTTTACTACCGACAGAATTTAATGGAGTAAATGCATCGGTTGCTAAACGCGGGGGAGATTATCAATCTGTGATCTTTCATCTAAAAGCAAAAGAATAA
- a CDS encoding glycoside hydrolase family 2 TIM barrel-domain containing protein: MTTSPDLKWLTDVNIFEVNRLPAHSSHTYYETMDEAKSRASMKLRKSLNGNWKFHYATKPSDRPVTFYELHDQCDSWDDIKVPGHIQLQGYGKPQYVNTMYPWDGVSDVRPPEIPVDHNPVGSYVKYFHVPENMKDQPVYISFQGVESAFYVWVNGHFIGYSEDSFTPAEFDLTKYLVDGENKLAVEVYQRSTGSWLEDQDFWRFSGIFRDVYLYTVPTLHVYDTYVHAELDETYTKGTLKVDFKLNKIPTEGSKLLAELVGRDGKPVGEVAHNLSSEEFFITMNVDQPELWSAENPYLYTLYLQLVDETGAVVEVIPQRVGFRRFEMVDKVMKLNGERIVFKGVNRHEFNHRTGRAISKEDMLWDIKTLKQNNINAVRTSHYPNQSYWYELCDEYGIYVIDEMNLETHGSWQKMGVVEPSWNIPGNKPEWQDIVLDRAKSMFERDKNHPSILIWSCGNESYAGEVILNVTKYFKSVDSSRLVHYEGVFYDRNYHETSDMETRMYAKPADIIEYLTNDPKKPYISCEYMHAMGNSLGGMNYYTELEDQYPMYQGGFIWDYIDQSLIKEDRYGKEFLAYGGDFDDRPTDYGFCTNGIVYADRKLSPKMQEVKYLYQNIKLHADDKGVTIENKNLFSDTELYDLHFTLYREGELVAENTMQVNVEPQGEKRVSYPFTKEQMIEPGEYYVNAAFLLKEATIWAEAGHEVAFGQYVFEAKLIEHSIEPNGEFRLVEGDVNIGVHGRDFQIIFSKQVGSLVSVNYSGRELIAFPPAPLFWRATTDNDRGYAQTFVSGCWLQASMARRCVNIDIQKVDDAFQVAFTYAFSISEKIEVRTVYKVYPNGKIAVRTHYSGAEGLPQMPIFALSFKVPAKYDQLEWYAMGPEENYSDRANGARLGIFNNTVQDNVSHYLNPQESGNRTGVRSVKLTSKDGEGLNIRSTETPLECNVSPYTAFELENAYHHYELPNVHYSVITVAGKQMGVGGDDSWGAPVHEEHLLSANQSMEFEFTIEREGI; encoded by the coding sequence ATGACAACATCTCCAGATCTTAAATGGCTTACAGACGTAAACATATTCGAAGTTAATCGACTTCCAGCACACTCTAGCCATACGTATTATGAAACAATGGATGAAGCAAAAAGTCGCGCTTCAATGAAACTGAGAAAAAGTCTAAATGGGAATTGGAAGTTTCACTATGCTACTAAGCCTAGTGACCGTCCTGTCACATTTTACGAGCTACATGATCAATGTGATAGCTGGGATGATATTAAGGTTCCGGGTCATATTCAGCTTCAGGGGTATGGAAAACCCCAATATGTAAACACAATGTATCCATGGGATGGAGTGAGCGACGTACGCCCTCCTGAAATTCCTGTTGATCATAATCCTGTTGGAAGCTATGTAAAATATTTTCATGTTCCAGAAAATATGAAGGATCAGCCTGTGTATATTTCGTTTCAGGGTGTTGAATCTGCATTTTATGTTTGGGTAAATGGTCATTTTATTGGATACAGTGAGGATAGCTTTACACCTGCTGAGTTTGACTTAACTAAGTACCTCGTAGATGGAGAAAACAAGCTTGCCGTTGAGGTCTATCAACGTAGTACAGGAAGCTGGCTAGAGGATCAGGATTTCTGGCGCTTTTCTGGTATTTTCCGCGACGTGTATTTATATACAGTTCCAACACTTCATGTGTATGATACGTATGTGCATGCAGAGCTAGATGAGACCTATACAAAAGGGACGCTTAAGGTTGACTTCAAGCTAAATAAAATACCTACTGAGGGCTCCAAACTACTTGCTGAATTAGTTGGACGAGATGGAAAACCAGTAGGAGAGGTAGCACACAATTTATCTAGTGAAGAGTTCTTCATTACGATGAACGTGGATCAGCCAGAGCTATGGAGTGCAGAAAATCCTTATTTATATACTTTATACCTTCAGCTTGTTGATGAAACAGGAGCGGTGGTCGAGGTCATCCCACAACGCGTAGGATTCAGACGTTTTGAAATGGTTGATAAGGTCATGAAATTAAATGGAGAGCGCATTGTTTTTAAAGGTGTCAATCGCCATGAGTTTAATCACCGTACAGGTCGTGCTATTTCAAAGGAAGATATGCTTTGGGACATTAAGACATTAAAGCAAAATAATATCAATGCAGTTCGTACTTCACATTATCCAAATCAAAGCTATTGGTATGAATTATGTGATGAGTATGGAATTTATGTTATTGATGAGATGAACTTAGAAACACACGGATCATGGCAGAAGATGGGTGTTGTTGAACCATCTTGGAATATTCCAGGGAACAAGCCAGAGTGGCAAGACATCGTATTAGATCGTGCAAAGTCAATGTTTGAGCGAGATAAAAATCATCCTTCTATTCTTATTTGGTCCTGTGGAAATGAATCATACGCAGGCGAAGTGATCTTAAATGTAACAAAGTACTTTAAATCAGTAGATTCAAGTCGTTTAGTTCATTATGAAGGTGTCTTTTACGATCGTAATTATCATGAAACAAGTGATATGGAGACTAGGATGTATGCTAAGCCTGCAGATATTATTGAATACTTAACCAATGATCCCAAGAAGCCTTATATAAGCTGTGAATATATGCATGCGATGGGGAATTCATTAGGTGGTATGAATTACTATACAGAGCTTGAAGATCAATATCCAATGTATCAAGGTGGTTTTATTTGGGATTATATTGATCAGTCTCTTATAAAAGAAGATCGTTACGGAAAAGAATTTTTAGCCTACGGTGGAGATTTCGATGATCGCCCGACAGATTATGGTTTCTGTACGAATGGTATTGTGTATGCCGATCGAAAGCTATCTCCTAAAATGCAAGAAGTGAAATACTTGTATCAGAATATTAAGCTTCATGCAGATGATAAAGGTGTAACGATTGAAAATAAGAATCTCTTTTCAGATACGGAGCTTTATGACTTACACTTCACTTTATATCGTGAAGGAGAACTTGTAGCAGAAAACACCATGCAGGTTAATGTAGAACCTCAGGGTGAAAAAAGGGTTAGCTATCCTTTCACAAAGGAGCAAATGATCGAGCCTGGTGAATACTATGTGAATGCTGCCTTCTTATTAAAAGAAGCTACTATTTGGGCAGAGGCAGGACATGAAGTGGCATTTGGTCAATATGTTTTTGAAGCAAAGCTGATCGAACATTCAATTGAACCTAATGGTGAGTTTCGCTTAGTGGAAGGAGACGTGAATATCGGTGTTCATGGCCGTGACTTCCAAATTATCTTCTCGAAGCAGGTCGGAAGCTTAGTATCTGTCAATTACTCCGGACGAGAGTTAATTGCTTTCCCACCGGCACCGTTATTTTGGAGAGCAACAACAGATAATGACAGAGGCTATGCTCAGACGTTTGTCTCAGGCTGCTGGTTACAAGCAAGTATGGCTCGTAGATGTGTAAACATTGATATTCAAAAAGTAGATGACGCATTCCAAGTGGCGTTCACATATGCCTTCTCTATTTCTGAGAAGATTGAAGTGAGAACGGTTTACAAAGTATATCCGAACGGTAAAATCGCTGTGCGAACACATTATAGTGGGGCAGAAGGATTACCGCAAATGCCAATCTTCGCCTTATCCTTTAAGGTTCCAGCGAAATATGACCAGCTAGAATGGTATGCAATGGGTCCTGAGGAAAATTATTCAGACCGTGCAAATGGAGCGCGTCTTGGAATCTTTAACAATACGGTACAGGACAATGTTTCACACTATTTAAATCCACAAGAATCAGGAAATCGCACTGGGGTTAGAAGTGTGAAACTAACATCTAAAGATGGTGAGGGCCTAAATATACGTTCTACTGAAACACCGCTTGAGTGCAATGTTTCACCATATACGGCGTTCGAACTGGAGAATGCGTATCATCATTATGAATTACCAAATGTTCATTATTCTGTGATCACAGTAGCAGGTAAGCAAATGGGTGTTGGTGGAGATGACAGTTGGGGTGCACCAGTTCATGAAGAACATTTACTTTCTGCGAATCAATCAATGGAATTTGAGTTTACGATTGAAAGAGAAGGAATCTAA
- a CDS encoding carbohydrate ABC transporter permease: MIKRVASYGVLIIATIISVFPFLWMVVSATNKSIDVTQGRLLPGTHFIENFQNLMSSVDIVPALLNSAKISISTTILSLLIASLAGYGFEIFRSKSKDIVFNILLISMMIPFAALMVPLFRMFGTVSQFVPFLGIDTLSAAVLPTVTTAFLIFFFRQSTKMFPKDILEAGRIDGLSEIGVFFRIYVPTMKTTYAAAAIITFMASWNNYLWPLVVLQSPENQTIPLLISNLGSSYSPDFGVIMTAIVIATLPAALIFFIMQKHFVAGMMGSVK; this comes from the coding sequence ATGATTAAACGAGTAGCTAGTTATGGAGTTTTAATTATTGCAACCATCATATCTGTTTTTCCATTTTTATGGATGGTTGTTTCAGCAACAAACAAATCAATTGATGTAACACAAGGAAGACTTTTACCTGGTACCCATTTCATTGAGAACTTTCAAAATTTAATGAGTTCAGTGGATATTGTACCTGCTTTACTGAACTCAGCAAAAATCTCGATTTCTACTACTATTCTATCCTTACTTATTGCTTCTTTAGCGGGTTATGGATTTGAAATCTTTCGAAGTAAATCAAAGGATATCGTCTTTAATATTTTATTAATTTCAATGATGATTCCATTTGCAGCGTTAATGGTTCCTTTATTTAGAATGTTCGGTACTGTATCACAGTTCGTTCCGTTTTTAGGAATTGATACATTGTCAGCTGCTGTCTTACCAACAGTAACGACTGCTTTCTTAATCTTCTTCTTTCGTCAAAGCACGAAAATGTTTCCGAAGGATATTTTGGAGGCTGGGCGTATTGATGGACTAAGTGAAATTGGTGTTTTCTTTAGAATTTATGTTCCAACGATGAAAACAACATATGCAGCGGCAGCTATTATCACATTCATGGCGAGCTGGAATAACTATTTATGGCCGCTTGTTGTTTTACAATCACCAGAAAATCAAACAATTCCATTGTTAATTTCAAATCTAGGTTCTAGCTATTCACCAGATTTTGGCGTGATTATGACAGCAATTGTTATTGCAACACTACCAGCAGCCCTTATTTTCTTCATCATGCAAAAGCACTTTGTAGCAGGTATGATGGGATCGGTTAAATAA
- a CDS encoding carbohydrate ABC transporter permease translates to MVSAKTKNSSVPYSKKNPFNKTTIIGWSFITLASVLICLFYFYPMAQALIMSFQSGTGTNLTFTGLDNYARLFKDPTFITAVKNTVIYLIIQVPVMILLALFLSVLLNDKRLKFKGFFRTAIFLPCVTSLVAYSVIFKYLFSVDGIVNMMLMKLSFIAEPIQWLTDPFWAKMTIVIAITWRWTGYNMIFYLSSLQNIDHSIYEAAKIDGATPIQQFFKITIPMLKPIILFTSITSTIGTLQLFDEVMNITKGGPGNSTMTISQYIYNLSFKYTPDFGYAATVSYAIVIMIVIFSIIQFKVAGDRND, encoded by the coding sequence ATGGTATCAGCAAAAACAAAAAATTCATCTGTGCCTTATTCCAAGAAAAATCCTTTCAATAAAACAACAATCATCGGGTGGTCGTTTATTACCCTTGCTTCGGTTTTAATCTGCTTATTTTACTTTTACCCAATGGCACAAGCATTAATCATGTCTTTCCAATCAGGTACAGGTACAAATTTAACGTTCACAGGATTGGATAACTATGCAAGGCTTTTTAAAGATCCGACCTTTATAACAGCTGTAAAAAATACAGTGATTTATTTAATTATTCAAGTGCCAGTAATGATCTTACTTGCCTTATTCTTATCTGTATTACTAAATGATAAGCGTTTGAAATTCAAGGGATTTTTCAGAACAGCTATCTTTTTACCATGTGTAACATCACTAGTAGCCTACTCGGTTATCTTTAAGTATTTATTTAGTGTAGATGGAATCGTTAACATGATGCTGATGAAGCTTTCCTTCATAGCTGAACCAATTCAATGGTTAACAGATCCTTTCTGGGCTAAGATGACGATTGTTATTGCCATTACATGGCGCTGGACTGGCTATAATATGATTTTCTATCTTTCTTCTCTTCAAAATATTGATCACTCTATTTATGAAGCAGCAAAGATTGACGGTGCAACACCAATTCAGCAGTTCTTTAAAATTACCATTCCAATGCTAAAGCCTATTATTCTATTTACATCTATTACATCAACAATCGGTACACTTCAGCTATTTGATGAGGTTATGAATATTACAAAAGGTGGTCCTGGTAACTCAACAATGACCATTTCTCAATATATCTATAATCTATCCTTTAAGTACACGCCAGATTTTGGCTATGCAGCAACGGTGTCATATGCAATTGTTATTATGATTGTAATCTTCTCCATTATTCAATTTAAAGTGGCAGGTGATCGAAATGATTAA
- a CDS encoding ABC transporter substrate-binding protein, with amino-acid sequence MKKLLVLMMALMMFLAACSSGTNEETTDAKSGDSSGKEEITIWAWDPNFNIKAMEIAKEYYQKENPDLEVKVVENAQADIIQKLNTSLSSGTTKGLPNIVLIEDYRAQSFLQAYPDSFHEITGSFKAEDFASYKIAPTSLDGKNYGLPFDSGVTGLYVRTDYLEQAGYTVEDLTGIDWNEYIEIGKKVKEATGKDMITLDPNDQGIIRMMMQSAGAWYLEEDGVTPVLADNEALKVSFEMYKAMLDADIVKPNSDWSQFVAAFNSGEVASVPTGNWITPSVKAEASQSGKWAIVPQPKLPGIEESVNASNLGGSSWYVLNVDGKEAATDFLAKTFGSNVDFYQDLITEIGAIGTYAPAANGDAYNAADEFFQGQKIISDFSTWSSEIPQVNYGLHTYAIDDILIVEMQNYLSGKDIDKVLEDAQQQAEAQLQ; translated from the coding sequence ATGAAAAAGCTACTCGTTCTGATGATGGCTCTTATGATGTTCTTAGCAGCATGTTCTTCTGGAACTAATGAAGAGACAACAGACGCAAAATCAGGGGATTCATCAGGTAAAGAAGAAATTACAATTTGGGCATGGGATCCAAACTTTAATATTAAAGCAATGGAAATTGCGAAAGAATATTACCAAAAGGAAAATCCAGACCTTGAAGTAAAAGTTGTAGAAAACGCTCAAGCTGATATTATTCAAAAATTAAATACAAGCTTAAGCTCTGGTACGACAAAAGGTTTACCAAACATCGTGTTAATTGAAGATTACCGCGCGCAAAGTTTCTTGCAAGCGTATCCAGATTCATTCCATGAGATCACAGGCTCATTTAAAGCTGAAGATTTCGCATCTTATAAAATTGCACCAACAAGCTTAGATGGAAAAAATTACGGATTACCATTTGATAGTGGTGTTACAGGATTATATGTAAGAACTGATTATTTAGAGCAAGCTGGATATACAGTTGAAGATTTAACAGGTATTGACTGGAACGAATATATTGAAATCGGTAAGAAAGTAAAAGAAGCTACTGGTAAAGATATGATTACATTAGATCCTAATGATCAAGGGATTATTCGTATGATGATGCAATCAGCTGGTGCTTGGTATTTAGAGGAAGATGGAGTAACTCCTGTTCTTGCTGATAATGAAGCACTAAAAGTATCATTTGAAATGTATAAAGCGATGCTTGACGCAGATATTGTTAAGCCTAACTCTGACTGGAGTCAATTCGTAGCAGCATTCAACAGTGGAGAAGTTGCTAGTGTACCAACAGGAAACTGGATTACTCCTTCTGTAAAAGCAGAAGCATCACAATCTGGTAAGTGGGCAATTGTACCACAACCTAAGCTTCCAGGAATTGAAGAATCAGTAAATGCTTCTAACTTAGGTGGTAGCTCATGGTATGTGTTAAATGTAGATGGTAAAGAAGCAGCAACAGACTTCTTAGCAAAAACGTTTGGTTCAAATGTTGATTTCTACCAGGATCTAATTACAGAAATTGGTGCAATTGGTACGTACGCTCCTGCAGCTAATGGAGATGCATATAATGCAGCTGATGAGTTCTTCCAAGGACAAAAAATCATCTCTGATTTCTCTACTTGGTCATCAGAAATTCCACAAGTGAATTACGGACTACACACGTATGCAATTGATGACATCTTAATCGTTGAAATGCAGAACTACTTAAGCGGTAAAGACATTGATAAAGTTCTTGAAGATGCACAACAACAAGCAGAAGCACAGCTTCAATAA
- a CDS encoding sensor histidine kinase, with protein MKFIRNHLKHNGLFAIMFSITVISIITVSIIITWTTFRMSEDFFIEKFSITNAKVVEQMKDSFESYNYSIVLASNNILQSGKIKRIMTEEQSNTQQMKSIFEIGEQMKRTKSFVDSYETEIVVTGSNEMNYATNRTYWPITDEELKNHMMTRMSLTNPRKIMYHYDERYENSSGAEGTKFIVATKPLMERISGDFYGMMYFPIHESEFRDFFTSYTSEGNDVYILDKKGTIVSSNQQDLIGEEAKELLAYVQNADQSLNSYTIEEFMGEEQIIFKEYLPSLDMYLVNLIDRDTAIGNLINKKQIVLICIFIVAIALVIVFLISRKMTNSLSKLVKQISSASKYNFDQYVSVSGTYETRQIGRAFNSMLDELHDYLEKLVLFQKQKRNAELAALQQQINPHFLYNTLTSIKFMIQQGGKGEAEETINSLISLLQNTIGNVSETITVSQEVNNLKNYVLINQKRYGDRIKVNYLLSPDCMDKEIPKLILQPFIENSFFHGFNHKTSGFINVMVWEEKGTLICEVMDNGDGMEISTNKLPTTKKKKQHFTGIGVKNVHERIQILYGPQYGVSITSEVGEGTRVKITLPIVKKDEE; from the coding sequence ATGAAGTTTATCCGAAATCATCTAAAGCATAATGGCTTGTTTGCGATTATGTTTTCAATTACGGTCATTAGTATCATAACCGTATCTATAATTATTACTTGGACAACCTTTCGCATGTCAGAGGACTTTTTTATTGAAAAATTTAGTATTACAAATGCGAAGGTTGTTGAACAAATGAAAGACAGCTTTGAATCATATAACTATTCGATTGTACTCGCTTCAAATAATATTTTACAAAGCGGTAAAATTAAAAGAATTATGACGGAGGAACAATCGAATACACAGCAAATGAAATCTATTTTTGAGATTGGCGAGCAAATGAAGCGGACAAAATCATTTGTCGATTCATATGAAACTGAAATTGTCGTGACAGGTAGCAATGAAATGAATTATGCAACAAATCGCACATATTGGCCGATTACGGATGAAGAGTTAAAGAATCATATGATGACGAGAATGTCTTTGACAAACCCTAGAAAAATAATGTATCACTATGATGAGCGTTATGAGAATTCAAGTGGTGCGGAGGGAACGAAATTTATTGTAGCAACAAAGCCTCTAATGGAAAGAATTTCAGGTGATTTTTATGGAATGATGTATTTTCCAATCCATGAAAGTGAATTTCGTGATTTTTTTACCAGTTATACAAGCGAAGGAAATGATGTGTATATACTGGATAAGAAAGGAACGATTGTATCGAGTAATCAACAGGATTTAATTGGAGAGGAAGCGAAAGAACTACTAGCCTATGTTCAGAATGCTGATCAATCTCTCAATTCCTATACAATTGAAGAATTTATGGGAGAGGAACAAATTATTTTCAAGGAATATCTTCCTTCCCTTGATATGTATTTAGTTAATTTAATTGATCGCGATACAGCAATAGGGAATTTAATTAATAAAAAGCAAATTGTGTTGATTTGTATTTTTATAGTAGCGATAGCTTTAGTGATTGTTTTTCTTATCTCAAGAAAAATGACAAACTCGTTATCAAAACTAGTAAAACAAATTTCCAGTGCCTCTAAATACAATTTTGACCAATATGTATCTGTGAGTGGAACCTATGAGACAAGGCAAATTGGACGAGCCTTTAATTCCATGCTTGATGAACTGCATGATTACTTAGAAAAGCTTGTGCTCTTCCAAAAGCAAAAGAGGAATGCAGAATTAGCTGCACTGCAACAGCAAATTAATCCGCACTTTTTATACAATACGTTAACATCTATTAAATTTATGATTCAGCAAGGTGGAAAAGGAGAAGCGGAGGAAACCATTAACTCTCTCATTTCGCTTTTACAAAACACAATTGGTAATGTGAGTGAGACAATTACTGTTTCACAGGAAGTGAACAACTTAAAGAACTATGTCCTTATTAATCAAAAGAGATATGGGGACCGAATTAAAGTCAATTATCTTCTTTCTCCGGATTGCATGGATAAAGAAATACCAAAGCTAATTTTACAGCCCTTTATTGAAAACTCCTTTTTTCATGGCTTTAATCATAAAACATCAGGATTTATTAACGTTATGGTTTGGGAGGAGAAGGGTACACTCATTTGTGAAGTGATGGATAACGGAGATGGAATGGAGATTTCGACTAATAAGCTGCCGACAACGAAAAAGAAGAAACAGCATTTTACCGGAATTGGTGTAAAGAATGTACACGAAAGAATCCAAATTCTATATGGTCCACAATACGGTGTGTCCATTACAAGTGAAGTAGGAGAAGGAACAAGAGTGAAGATCACTCTTCCTATTGTGAAGAAGGACGAGGAGTGA